Genomic window (Enterobacteriaceae bacterium 4M9):
TCACCTCTTCACGCGTAAAAGCCCACTTATCTTTACCCATCTCAAAGCGGCTCACGGTAATCACCTGCGGTGCGGCAAGCGCGGAGCCAGAAGCTGCAATCAGTAAAAGCGTTATTAGCGTTTTTTTCATGGTTACTCTTTCCGGATTAAAAAGGTTCACGGGTGGCAAAAATACTGACGCAAAGTATCACCAGCACCGCCAGAACCATCTCGATTTGCGTCATCACAACAAACGCGCGTTGTGCACCAGAGCTGCTGCGCGTAAAGCGCGGTACTAACAGATAACGGTTCGCTACGGCAATCATCACCATCAACACAACCAGCGCGACCTTTACCATCAGTAACTGTACATAGCCGCTGTGCCACGGCCAGCGCCAGCCGAGAATGAACAGGCTGTTGATAACGCCGGTGAAAATGGCCCCCGCAACCGCCAGATGTCCATAGCGCGAGTAACGCATCATCGCCGTGATGGCAGTCTCACGCCAGCGTGGCTTTTGTGCCATACGCATGCACACCAGCAAGGGCGGCAGACCGCCAACCCACCACGCAACAGACAGCAAATGCACGCCGTGATTAAGCCGATGTACCAGACCTGGCAGCCCATCACGCATTGTTGTATGCCCGGTATCAGCCAGAACAATCAGCTGGAAGGCCGCAAGGCAAACCAGCAGAGGCTGAAGCCGGTAGGGGCGCAGACCTACAACTATCACGATGACCACGGCCAGCACTATCTGCCACAGCCAGACGGCACCAAAGCGCGTATCCAGCACCATCCCCCAGACGGCGGGTCTGAAAACATCCGGCCAGCCCTGCCCCATCAAGCCGCCCTGCACAACCAGAATCAGCAGCGTACTGATGAGATTGATAAGCGCTGCAGGCAGCCAAAGGCGCATCAGGCGGTGCGCCATCACCGTACGGAACGCTCCGGACACCAGCCAGGCGCTACACACTGCGGCTCCTGCCAGCAGCATCAGCGCCAGAAAGTGGCTAAAGCGTAACGCAATGTGGATATCAGCCAGCATGTTACTTCACGTGAAAGCGGTAGCTGCCGTGGGTTTTATGACCGTCCACCGACACGACGTGCCAGTCGACCCGCCAGTCGCCCGCGGTCAGCACAGTTTCCAGCGGAACGATAAGCGTTTTAGCATTGCCCGCTGCTAGCTGCACTTTGCCGGTTGCGGGTTTCTGCTGCTGCGGTCCGTTGAGCGTCACGCCGCTAAAAC
Coding sequences:
- the copD gene encoding copper homeostasis membrane protein CopD — protein: MLADIHIALRFSHFLALMLLAGAAVCSAWLVSGAFRTVMAHRLMRLWLPAALINLISTLLILVVQGGLMGQGWPDVFRPAVWGMVLDTRFGAVWLWQIVLAVVIVIVVGLRPYRLQPLLVCLAAFQLIVLADTGHTTMRDGLPGLVHRLNHGVHLLSVAWWVGGLPPLLVCMRMAQKPRWRETAITAMMRYSRYGHLAVAGAIFTGVINSLFILGWRWPWHSGYVQLLMVKVALVVLMVMIAVANRYLLVPRFTRSSSGAQRAFVVMTQIEMVLAVLVILCVSIFATREPF
- the yobA gene encoding CopC domain-containing protein YobA, yielding MVFGARQLTFLAVIASFTPSTVFAHAHLVSQTPAADVTVTPAPSKLTLSFSEGVEPGFSGVTLNGPQQQKPATGKVQLAAGNAKTLIVPLETVLTAGDWRVDWHVVSVDGHKTHGSYRFHVK